Proteins encoded within one genomic window of Bradyrhizobium sp. 186:
- a CDS encoding EAL domain-containing protein has translation MQLADQKQSDRDELEPILYAALINSMVQNFWAIFLGSASAAVAAVMTALKTGDVWLWPIAFLLIAIGTARAFQMRGYENRQQGLSFEEAKHLEPRYWTGALSYAAVLGVWAFVVIYNNEDAVADMLCVAIGIGYTAGGAARNYGQPKVIQWHVALACGPMSLALLLHGGFYHIGLAILLVFFFIGLKNINLSLHAIFVKALTSSFRESALASQFDTALNNMPHGLCMFRADGRLAVMNHRFGQVMSLPDGLVKRGAIAADIVSACVAAGSISADSGNQILAEIEHARIREIVTADPDPARGRALAWTFQPMTGGGTVLLLEDITERTNAEARISHLARFDELTALPNRVSFRDEIERLLAHSHDAERLSALLFVDLDQFKQVNDTLGHPCGDQLLCAVANRLREMLRPEDFVARFGGDEFVVFQQNISSPEDAAALARRIVERLSERYRIDNHLVEIGASVGISLTSPGGVSADTLLKNADMALYRAKADGRGTFCFFRDEMAATVEARRILELDLRKALANEEFELFYQPLVNLKSGKITTCEALLRWNHPVRGTVSPVDIIPVAEDMGLIVDLGRWILRRACMECMKWPEGVSVAVNFSPQQFHQRDVLSEIRYALEVSGLPAHRLEIEITESSLLRNTQLTHDILSQLHALGVRISLDDFGTGYSSLSYLHNFPMQKVKIDRSFLEGIDTDRPLTLLRGVARLSADLGMAVVVEGIETNEQLELISADGTVSEAQGYLFSRPVPAVRMRQLLNASHGRRGESLLQVAASRSFA, from the coding sequence ATGCAGCTGGCCGACCAGAAGCAGAGCGATCGAGACGAGCTGGAGCCGATACTCTACGCCGCTCTCATCAACTCTATGGTGCAGAATTTCTGGGCTATCTTCCTGGGCTCGGCCTCCGCGGCCGTGGCCGCGGTGATGACTGCGCTCAAGACCGGCGACGTCTGGCTGTGGCCGATCGCGTTCCTGCTGATCGCCATCGGCACCGCGCGCGCGTTTCAGATGCGCGGATACGAAAACCGCCAGCAGGGACTGTCATTCGAAGAGGCCAAGCATCTGGAGCCGCGTTACTGGACCGGCGCGCTGAGTTATGCGGCCGTGCTCGGTGTGTGGGCCTTCGTTGTCATCTACAACAACGAGGATGCGGTTGCCGACATGCTCTGTGTCGCCATCGGCATCGGCTACACCGCCGGTGGCGCCGCCCGCAATTACGGGCAGCCCAAAGTGATCCAGTGGCACGTCGCGCTGGCCTGCGGTCCGATGTCGCTCGCTTTGCTGCTACACGGCGGATTCTACCACATCGGCCTTGCGATCCTGCTCGTGTTCTTCTTCATCGGGTTGAAGAACATCAACCTCAGCCTGCACGCGATCTTCGTCAAGGCGCTGACCTCGAGCTTCCGCGAATCCGCACTGGCAAGCCAGTTCGATACCGCGCTCAACAACATGCCGCACGGCCTGTGCATGTTTCGCGCCGACGGGCGGCTCGCGGTGATGAACCATCGCTTCGGCCAGGTGATGTCGCTGCCCGACGGTTTGGTTAAGCGCGGCGCCATCGCCGCGGACATCGTGTCGGCCTGCGTTGCCGCCGGGTCGATCTCGGCGGACAGCGGCAATCAGATCCTGGCCGAGATCGAGCACGCGCGGATTCGCGAGATCGTCACCGCCGATCCCGACCCGGCGCGCGGCCGCGCGCTGGCCTGGACGTTCCAGCCGATGACCGGCGGCGGCACCGTTCTGCTGCTGGAAGACATCACCGAACGCACCAATGCGGAAGCCCGGATCAGCCATCTCGCCCGCTTTGACGAGCTCACCGCGCTGCCCAACCGCGTCAGCTTCCGCGACGAGATCGAGCGGCTGCTGGCGCATTCGCACGATGCCGAGCGTCTCTCCGCTCTGCTTTTCGTCGATCTCGACCAGTTCAAGCAGGTCAACGATACACTGGGTCATCCCTGCGGCGACCAGCTCCTGTGCGCGGTCGCCAACCGGCTGCGCGAGATGCTGCGGCCGGAGGATTTCGTCGCCCGCTTCGGTGGCGATGAATTCGTCGTGTTCCAGCAGAACATCTCTTCGCCCGAGGACGCCGCGGCGCTCGCCCGCCGCATCGTCGAGCGCCTGAGCGAGCGCTACCGCATCGACAATCATCTGGTCGAGATCGGCGCCAGCGTCGGCATCTCGCTGACCTCGCCGGGCGGCGTCAGCGCCGATACGCTGCTCAAGAACGCCGACATGGCGCTGTACCGTGCCAAGGCCGATGGCCGCGGCACCTTCTGCTTCTTCCGCGACGAGATGGCGGCGACCGTCGAGGCCCGCCGCATCCTCGAGCTCGACCTGCGCAAGGCGCTCGCCAACGAGGAGTTCGAGCTGTTCTACCAGCCGCTGGTCAACCTGAAGTCCGGCAAGATCACCACCTGCGAGGCGCTGTTGCGCTGGAATCATCCGGTGCGCGGCACGGTGTCGCCGGTCGACATCATTCCGGTCGCCGAGGACATGGGCCTGATCGTCGATCTCGGCCGCTGGATCCTGCGCCGGGCCTGCATGGAATGCATGAAGTGGCCGGAAGGCGTCAGCGTCGCCGTCAACTTCTCGCCGCAGCAATTCCACCAGCGCGACGTGCTCAGCGAAATCCGTTACGCGCTCGAGGTCTCGGGGCTCCCGGCCCACCGGCTGGAGATCGAGATCACCGAATCGTCGCTGTTGCGCAACACCCAGCTCACCCACGACATCCTGTCGCAGCTGCACGCGTTGGGCGTGCGCATTTCGCTGGATGACTTCGGCACCGGCTATTCGAGCCTCAGCTATTTGCACAATTTCCCCATGCAGAAGGTGAAGATCGACCGCTCCTTCCTCGAGGGCATCGACACCGACCGGCCGCTGACGCTGCTGCGCGGCGTGGCGCGCCTGTCCGCCGACCTCGGCATGGCGGTCGTGGTCGAGGGCATCGAGACCAACGAGCAGCTCGAGCTGATCAGCGCCGACGGCACCGTCTCCGAGGCGCAAGGCTATCTGTTCAGCCGCCCGGTGCCCGCCGTGCGGATGCGCCAGCTCCTCAACGCCTCGCATGGACGCCGCGGCGAGAGCCTGCTCCAGGTCGCCGCCTCGCGTTCCTTCGCCTGA
- the pal gene encoding peptidoglycan-associated lipoprotein Pal: MKHPMRILQGLKLAAVLAVALSMGACANKNLGADAMASAATPGSQQDFVVNVGDRVFFESDQTDLTPQAIVTLEKQAQWLQSYPRYSFTVEGHADERGTREYNIALGARRAQSVRSFLASRGIDPNRMRTISYGKERPVAVCNDISCWSQNRRAVTVLNASS, encoded by the coding sequence ATGAAACATCCTATGCGTATCCTCCAGGGATTGAAGCTGGCCGCGGTGCTTGCCGTCGCGTTGTCGATGGGCGCCTGCGCCAACAAGAACCTGGGGGCCGATGCGATGGCCAGCGCTGCGACGCCCGGCAGCCAGCAGGACTTCGTCGTGAACGTGGGCGACCGCGTGTTCTTCGAAAGCGACCAGACCGATCTGACCCCGCAGGCGATCGTGACCCTGGAGAAGCAGGCGCAATGGCTCCAGAGCTATCCGCGCTACAGCTTCACCGTCGAAGGTCACGCCGACGAGCGCGGCACCCGTGAATACAACATCGCGCTCGGCGCCCGGCGCGCCCAGTCGGTGCGCTCGTTCCTGGCCTCGCGCGGCATCGATCCGAACCGCATGCGCACGATCTCCTACGGCAAGGAACGGCCGGTCGCCGTCTGCAACGACATCTCCTGCTGGTCGCAGAACCGCCGCGCGGTCACCGTGCTGAACGCGAGCTCCTGA
- the ybgF gene encoding tol-pal system protein YbgF produces the protein MSSKFKAITGTVAIAALLSICSPALAQSDDADPEMRIERLENQLRQLTGQNEELQYRNRQLEERLRQFEGGAQAAPGQAPVQPNVAAVPPAQSAPVYRQQQQQPAQQNYEPQIAAPAPIVQEAPQPGAPGVRRRGDAFDPSQNPSAPGAPRALGGGQQPVPAGAPAGAPGGRGAGEPLDLANNGGRYPQAAAPAPAQPGYPAPAGGGPATLPPSASSRDEFDLGIGYMQRKDYALAEQTMKTFAQKYPSDPLLGDAQYWLGESYFQRQQYRDSAEAFLAVTTKYEKSAKAPDALLRLGQSLAALKEKEAACAAFGEVGRKFPRASAGVKAAVDREQKRVKC, from the coding sequence ATGTCATCGAAATTCAAGGCAATTACCGGCACCGTGGCGATCGCCGCGCTGCTCTCCATTTGCTCGCCCGCGCTCGCGCAGTCGGACGATGCCGACCCCGAGATGCGGATCGAGCGGCTGGAAAACCAGCTGCGCCAGCTCACCGGCCAGAACGAAGAGCTGCAATATCGTAACCGGCAGCTCGAAGAGCGCCTCCGACAGTTCGAGGGCGGTGCGCAAGCCGCACCCGGACAGGCACCGGTCCAGCCCAACGTCGCGGCCGTACCGCCCGCCCAGTCCGCGCCGGTCTATCGCCAGCAGCAGCAACAGCCCGCCCAGCAGAATTACGAGCCGCAGATCGCAGCTCCGGCCCCGATTGTTCAGGAAGCACCTCAGCCCGGCGCGCCCGGCGTTCGCCGCCGCGGCGATGCGTTCGACCCGAGCCAGAATCCGAGCGCTCCGGGCGCGCCGCGCGCGCTCGGCGGCGGGCAGCAGCCGGTGCCGGCAGGAGCTCCGGCCGGGGCGCCCGGCGGTCGCGGCGCCGGCGAGCCGCTCGATCTCGCCAACAATGGCGGGCGCTATCCGCAAGCTGCTGCGCCTGCGCCGGCCCAGCCCGGCTATCCCGCGCCGGCCGGCGGCGGCCCTGCGACGCTGCCGCCCTCGGCATCATCGCGCGACGAATTCGACCTCGGCATCGGCTACATGCAGCGCAAGGATTATGCGCTCGCCGAGCAGACCATGAAGACCTTTGCGCAGAAATATCCGAGCGATCCGCTGCTCGGGGACGCGCAATATTGGCTTGGCGAGAGCTACTTCCAGCGCCAGCAATATCGCGACTCGGCGGAAGCTTTCCTCGCCGTCACCACCAAATACGAAAAATCGGCCAAGGCCCCGGATGCCCTGCTGCGGCTCGGCCAGTCGCTCGCCGCGCTGAAGGAGAAGGAGGCTGCATGTGCTGCCTTCGGCGAGGTCGGCCGCAAATTTCCGCGCGCCTCCGCCGGCGTCAAAGCCGCTGTCGACCGCGAGCAGAAGCGCGTGAAGTGCTGA
- the tilS gene encoding tRNA lysidine(34) synthetase TilS: MSDDDNSPISAREAKRLFADLRSAPALVLAVSGGPDSVALMWLAARWQRSLARGPRLVVVTVDHGLRPEATREAREVKRQAAALGLTHRTLRWRGAKPKTGLPAAAREARYRLLAQAARAVGASHVLTAHTRDDQAETLLMRLLRGSGIAGLSAMARLSERDGIVLARPLLDVAKSQLIATLKRAKVGFADDPTNRDTAFTRPRLRALLPQLATEGGDIRNLVRLAARLARANASVEVLADGAERFLRLRDRGDAPHAPGVRSFEAAAFAALPEEVRLRLLLRAINALGHEGPAELGKVESLLAALDQAIAVGARAARNGRPALKQTLAGALISLAGGRIRVVAAPARRRKGGSRGG, from the coding sequence ATGTCAGACGACGACAACTCACCGATCTCGGCGCGCGAGGCGAAGCGGCTCTTCGCCGATCTGCGAAGCGCGCCGGCGCTGGTGCTTGCGGTCTCCGGCGGGCCTGACTCGGTTGCGCTGATGTGGCTTGCGGCGCGCTGGCAGCGCAGCCTTGCGCGCGGGCCTCGTCTGGTGGTCGTCACCGTCGATCACGGCCTGCGGCCGGAAGCGACGCGCGAGGCACGCGAGGTCAAGCGGCAGGCCGCTGCTCTTGGATTGACGCACCGGACCCTGCGCTGGCGTGGCGCAAAGCCGAAGACGGGACTGCCCGCCGCCGCCCGCGAAGCCCGCTACCGCCTGCTCGCGCAGGCCGCGCGCGCCGTTGGCGCGAGCCATGTGCTGACCGCGCACACCCGCGACGACCAGGCCGAGACCCTGTTGATGCGGCTGTTGCGCGGCAGCGGAATTGCCGGGCTGTCGGCAATGGCGCGTCTGTCTGAACGCGACGGCATCGTGCTGGCACGCCCGCTGCTCGATGTCGCGAAATCGCAGCTCATCGCGACCCTGAAACGGGCGAAGGTCGGCTTTGCCGATGATCCCACCAACCGCGACACCGCGTTCACCCGGCCGCGGCTGCGCGCGCTGTTGCCGCAGCTCGCGACCGAGGGCGGCGATATCAGAAATCTGGTGCGGCTCGCGGCGCGGCTGGCGCGTGCCAATGCGTCGGTCGAGGTGCTGGCCGACGGCGCCGAGCGCTTCCTTCGCCTGCGGGATCGCGGCGATGCGCCGCATGCGCCGGGTGTGCGAAGCTTCGAGGCCGCAGCCTTCGCCGCCCTGCCGGAGGAGGTCCGATTGCGACTCCTGCTGCGGGCCATCAACGCTCTCGGCCATGAGGGGCCGGCGGAACTCGGCAAGGTCGAATCCCTCTTGGCCGCGCTTGATCAGGCCATTGCCGTGGGCGCCCGTGCAGCCAGAAATGGCCGGCCAGCCCTGAAGCAGACGCTTGCGGGAGCCTTGATCAGCCTTGCCGGGGGGCGTATCCGCGTCGTGGCGGCCCCGGCCCGGCGGCGCAAAGGCGGGTCAAGGGGCGGATAA
- the ftsH gene encoding ATP-dependent zinc metalloprotease FtsH has protein sequence MNANLRNFALWVIIVLLLLALFTLFQNPGQRASSQDIAFSQLLSEVDRGNVRDVVIQGPDIHGTFTNGSSFQTYAPSDPTLVKRLYDSKVQISAKPPGDNVPWFVSLLVSWLPFIALIGVWIFLSRQMQGGAGKAMGFGKSRAKMLTEAHGRVTFEDVAGVDEAKQDLQEIVEFLRDPGKFQRLGGRIPRGVLLVGPPGTGKTLIARAVAGEANVPFFTISGSDFVEMFVGVGASRVRDMFEQAKKNAPCIIFIDEIDAVGRHRGAGLGGGNDEREQTLNQLLVEMDGFEANEGVILIAATNRPDVLDPALLRPGRFDRQVVVPNPDVVGREQILKVHVRKVPLAPDINLKTIARGTPGFSGADLMNLVNEAALTAARRNKRMVTQAEFEEAKDKVMMGAERKSLVMTEEEKLLTAYHEGGHAIVGLNVVATDPIHKATIIPRGRALGMVMQLPERDKLSMSLEQMTSRLAIMMGGRVAEELIFGREKVTSGASSDIEQATRLARMMVTRWGLSEALGTVSYGENQDEVFLGMSVSRTQNASEATVQKIDTEIRRFVEEGYNEATRILTEKRADLEALAKGLLEFETLSGDEIIDLLKGKKPNRESVLEPATPRASAVPPAGKSRPRPDPDPGLEPQPQA, from the coding sequence ATGAACGCCAATCTGCGCAATTTCGCCCTCTGGGTCATCATTGTTTTGCTGCTGTTGGCGTTGTTCACGCTCTTCCAGAATCCGGGTCAGCGCGCCTCGTCCCAGGACATCGCCTTCTCGCAGCTCCTGAGCGAGGTCGATCGGGGGAATGTGCGCGACGTTGTGATCCAGGGTCCGGACATTCACGGCACCTTCACCAACGGCTCAAGCTTCCAGACCTATGCACCCAGCGATCCGACGCTGGTGAAGCGCCTCTATGACAGCAAGGTCCAGATCAGCGCGAAGCCGCCGGGCGATAACGTGCCCTGGTTCGTCTCGCTGCTGGTCTCCTGGCTGCCGTTCATCGCGCTGATCGGCGTGTGGATCTTCCTGTCGCGGCAGATGCAGGGCGGCGCCGGCAAGGCGATGGGCTTCGGCAAGTCACGCGCGAAGATGCTCACGGAAGCGCATGGCCGCGTCACCTTCGAGGACGTCGCCGGCGTCGACGAGGCCAAGCAGGACCTCCAGGAGATCGTGGAATTCCTGCGCGACCCCGGCAAATTCCAGCGCCTCGGCGGCCGTATTCCGCGCGGCGTGCTGCTGGTCGGTCCTCCCGGCACCGGCAAGACGCTGATCGCGCGCGCGGTCGCGGGCGAAGCCAACGTGCCGTTCTTCACCATCTCGGGTTCGGACTTCGTCGAAATGTTCGTCGGCGTCGGCGCAAGCCGCGTGCGCGACATGTTCGAGCAGGCCAAGAAGAACGCGCCCTGCATCATCTTCATCGACGAAATCGACGCCGTCGGTCGTCACCGCGGCGCCGGTCTCGGCGGCGGCAATGACGAGCGCGAGCAGACCTTGAACCAGTTGCTGGTCGAGATGGACGGCTTCGAGGCGAACGAGGGCGTGATCCTGATCGCCGCGACCAACCGCCCCGACGTGCTCGATCCCGCGCTGCTGCGTCCCGGCCGCTTCGACCGTCAGGTCGTTGTGCCCAATCCGGACGTCGTCGGCCGCGAGCAGATCCTCAAGGTCCACGTCCGCAAGGTGCCGCTGGCGCCGGATATCAACCTCAAGACCATCGCGCGCGGCACGCCGGGCTTCTCCGGCGCCGACCTGATGAACCTCGTCAACGAGGCCGCCCTGACCGCTGCCCGCCGTAACAAGCGTATGGTGACCCAGGCCGAGTTCGAGGAGGCCAAGGACAAGGTGATGATGGGCGCCGAGCGCAAGTCGCTCGTCATGACCGAGGAAGAGAAACTGCTGACGGCCTATCACGAGGGCGGCCACGCCATCGTCGGCCTCAATGTCGTCGCGACCGATCCGATCCACAAGGCGACGATCATTCCGCGCGGCCGTGCGCTCGGCATGGTGATGCAGCTGCCCGAGCGCGACAAGCTGTCGATGTCGCTCGAGCAGATGACCTCGCGGCTGGCCATCATGATGGGCGGCCGCGTCGCCGAAGAGCTGATCTTCGGCCGTGAAAAGGTGACTTCCGGTGCGTCGTCCGACATCGAGCAAGCGACGCGGCTGGCGCGCATGATGGTGACGCGCTGGGGCCTCTCCGAGGCGCTCGGCACCGTGTCCTATGGCGAAAACCAGGACGAGGTTTTTCTGGGCATGTCGGTGTCGCGCACCCAGAACGCATCGGAGGCGACGGTTCAGAAGATCGACACCGAGATCCGGCGTTTCGTGGAAGAGGGCTACAACGAAGCGACGCGCATTCTCACCGAGAAGCGCGCCGATCTTGAAGCTCTCGCGAAGGGCCTGCTCGAGTTCGAGACGCTGAGCGGCGATGAGATCATCGACCTCCTCAAGGGCAAGAAGCCGAACCGCGAGTCCGTGCTCGAACCGGCCACGCCGCGCGCCTCCGCCGTGCCCCCGGCCGGCAAGTCGCGCCCGCGGCCCGATCCGGATCCCGGCCTGGAGCCGCAGCCGCAGGCGTGA
- a CDS encoding DUF3052 domain-containing protein, which translates to MAGYSGKPLVQKLGIKPGFCIFADGLSVAYDDIVGDLPDGVRIMRVAKAPLDLVHLFATEAKGLAAKLRGYRKAIAPDGMIWASWPKKASGVATDVTETVVRETALANGLVDIKVCAVDDVWSGLKLVIPVKDRVKKK; encoded by the coding sequence ATGGCCGGCTATTCCGGCAAACCGTTAGTGCAAAAGCTCGGCATCAAGCCGGGCTTTTGTATTTTTGCGGATGGCCTGTCTGTCGCATATGACGACATCGTCGGTGACCTGCCCGACGGTGTGCGGATTATGCGCGTGGCCAAGGCGCCGCTCGACCTCGTGCACCTCTTTGCGACCGAGGCCAAAGGCCTCGCCGCCAAGCTGCGCGGCTACCGCAAGGCGATCGCGCCTGATGGAATGATCTGGGCGTCCTGGCCGAAGAAGGCTTCGGGTGTCGCAACGGACGTGACGGAAACCGTGGTGCGCGAGACTGCGCTCGCCAATGGCCTCGTCGATATCAAGGTCTGCGCGGTCGACGATGTCTGGTCGGGCCTCAAGCTCGTGATCCCCGTCAAAGACCGCGTCAAGAAAAAGTAG
- a CDS encoding ABC transporter substrate-binding protein, which produces MRLALGALGAVSFLLLPAASFAAEIRGVTATEIKIGQTMPYSGPVSAFGALGKGEVGYFKMLNEKGGINGRKVNLISLDDSYAPPKSVEQTRRLVESDEVALIFSSIGTAHNTAIAKYLQNKNVPQLFIGSGASKFADVAQYPQATMGVQAPFRYEARLYARYALAKNPNAKFAVISQNDDYGRDYLAGLKDVLGEKYDTVVTNATYEVQDPTIDSQIVKLKASGAEIFVIAATPKFAAQAIRKSFEIGWRPMTFLSNVAVWVSTVMEPAGLEAGTGILSTAYVKDPDDPAWKDDPGVKGWRAFMTKYVPEADQHDTNYVNSYNSAMALEAVLKACGDDLSTENILKQAFAIRDLELPMLLPGIKVNTGTADHVPVDQMQFMRFNGKSWERFGELQTGN; this is translated from the coding sequence ATGCGTTTGGCATTGGGCGCGCTTGGCGCCGTTTCGTTCCTGCTACTGCCTGCCGCTTCATTTGCCGCCGAGATACGCGGCGTCACCGCGACCGAGATCAAAATCGGCCAGACCATGCCCTATAGCGGGCCGGTGTCGGCCTTCGGCGCGCTCGGCAAGGGCGAGGTCGGCTATTTCAAGATGCTGAACGAGAAGGGCGGCATCAACGGCCGCAAGGTCAATCTGATCTCGCTCGACGACAGCTATGCGCCGCCGAAATCGGTCGAGCAGACCCGCAGGCTGGTCGAGAGTGACGAGGTCGCGCTGATCTTCTCCTCGATCGGCACTGCCCACAACACGGCGATCGCGAAATATCTTCAGAACAAGAACGTGCCGCAGCTCTTCATCGGCTCCGGCGCCTCGAAATTCGCCGACGTCGCGCAATATCCGCAGGCGACGATGGGCGTGCAGGCGCCGTTCCGCTATGAGGCGCGGCTCTATGCGCGCTATGCGCTGGCGAAGAATCCGAACGCGAAATTCGCCGTGATCTCGCAGAACGACGATTACGGCCGCGACTATCTTGCCGGCCTGAAGGACGTGCTCGGCGAGAAATACGATACCGTCGTCACCAATGCGACCTACGAGGTCCAGGATCCGACCATCGATTCCCAGATCGTGAAGCTGAAGGCCTCGGGCGCGGAAATATTCGTGATCGCGGCGACGCCGAAATTCGCAGCACAGGCGATCCGCAAATCCTTCGAGATCGGCTGGCGACCGATGACGTTTCTCTCCAACGTCGCGGTGTGGGTTTCGACCGTGATGGAGCCCGCGGGACTGGAAGCGGGGACCGGGATTCTCTCGACGGCTTACGTGAAGGACCCCGACGATCCGGCCTGGAAGGACGATCCGGGCGTGAAGGGCTGGCGCGCGTTCATGACGAAATATGTGCCGGAGGCCGACCAGCACGACACCAACTACGTCAACTCCTACAACAGCGCGATGGCGCTGGAGGCGGTGCTGAAAGCCTGCGGCGACGATCTGTCGACCGAGAACATCCTCAAGCAGGCCTTTGCGATCCGCGATCTCGAATTGCCGATGCTGCTGCCCGGCATCAAGGTCAACACCGGCACGGCCGATCATGTCCCGGTCGACCAGATGCAGTTCATGCGCTTCAACGGCAAGAGCTGGGAGCGCTTCGGCGAACTGCAGACGGGAAACTGA
- a CDS encoding SgcJ/EcaC family oxidoreductase — protein MRAITLLLTLAISLPLAAAADENDAIVSLIERNVAAFRDFDADGASSTYADDADWTNAFGVRQHGRSNIRTYLSNLFARPEFRSRSQSGPAELSVRFVRPDVAVAHRFTEVVSQRGSNGEKLPPRKIHRLIVLTKDAGNWLILSELVMDERQDRIVR, from the coding sequence GTGCGAGCTATCACACTGCTTTTGACGCTCGCGATCAGCCTTCCACTGGCGGCTGCGGCCGACGAGAATGATGCCATTGTCTCATTGATCGAGCGTAACGTTGCCGCCTTTCGCGACTTCGACGCCGACGGCGCGAGTAGTACTTACGCCGACGATGCTGACTGGACCAATGCGTTCGGTGTACGTCAGCATGGCCGCTCGAATATCCGAACGTATTTATCGAACTTGTTTGCACGACCAGAGTTCCGCAGCCGGTCTCAGAGCGGTCCTGCCGAACTGTCCGTGCGGTTTGTGCGTCCCGATGTGGCGGTCGCACACAGGTTCACCGAAGTCGTCAGCCAACGAGGCTCCAACGGGGAGAAACTTCCGCCACGGAAAATTCACCGGCTCATCGTACTGACAAAGGACGCCGGAAACTGGCTTATCCTTAGCGAGTTGGTTATGGACGAGCGGCAGGATCGAATTGTTCGCTGA
- a CDS encoding Flp family type IVb pilin: MKNLVSRFVKDESGATAIEYGLIAAGIALAIITVVNNLGSTLNTKFGSISSSLK, from the coding sequence ATGAAGAACCTCGTTTCGCGTTTCGTGAAGGACGAATCCGGCGCCACCGCCATTGAATACGGCCTGATCGCCGCCGGCATCGCGCTGGCGATCATCACCGTCGTCAACAACCTCGGCAGCACGCTGAACACCAAGTTCGGCTCGATCTCGTCCAGCCTCAAGTAA
- a CDS encoding phosphatase PAP2 family protein, translated as MVDTDARTAWQLFHLNWFPIVAMGSLLALGLTVTGFRLEPIAFGVTLTIAALFVAIAYCHRIAKGDLADPKLVFSLGTIGQVIFTCAIVGPLSYVAGKMGWPLQDQALLAIDRALGLDPEPIARYVNDHPWLADCLSRGYGLIKWPLLGIPVVLTLTARYVRLQLFMLAMSLALAVTIAISALVPAIGTYYGLQLPAAHFPEINTAIYAGQLRDMLALRDGSLRELRLFMLSGIVSFPSFHAASAVLYMWALWPVRGIGGIAAALNLLMIAATPVIGAHYIVDVVGGIAVAAAAIWAAKFCLEWLGRPSRTSAAPAPSPVWQTSLAE; from the coding sequence ATGGTCGATACGGACGCACGGACCGCCTGGCAGCTCTTTCACCTGAACTGGTTTCCCATCGTCGCGATGGGGAGCCTTCTCGCGCTCGGCCTCACCGTCACCGGCTTCCGACTTGAACCGATCGCCTTCGGCGTCACGCTGACGATCGCAGCGCTTTTCGTCGCCATTGCCTATTGCCACCGGATCGCCAAGGGCGATCTCGCCGATCCGAAGCTGGTGTTTTCGCTCGGCACGATCGGGCAAGTCATCTTCACCTGCGCCATCGTCGGACCGCTCAGCTATGTCGCCGGCAAAATGGGCTGGCCACTTCAGGACCAGGCGCTGCTCGCGATCGACCGCGCGCTCGGCCTCGATCCCGAACCGATCGCACGCTACGTCAACGACCATCCCTGGCTCGCGGATTGCCTTTCGCGCGGCTACGGACTGATCAAATGGCCGTTGCTCGGCATCCCCGTCGTGCTGACACTGACGGCGCGCTATGTGCGGCTGCAATTGTTCATGCTCGCGATGAGTCTCGCGCTCGCGGTCACCATCGCGATCTCGGCCCTCGTGCCGGCGATCGGCACCTACTACGGGCTGCAACTGCCGGCCGCCCACTTCCCCGAGATCAACACCGCGATCTATGCCGGGCAGTTGCGCGACATGCTCGCCTTGCGCGACGGCAGCCTGCGCGAGCTCCGACTGTTCATGCTCTCCGGCATCGTCTCGTTTCCGAGCTTCCACGCCGCATCCGCCGTGCTCTACATGTGGGCGCTGTGGCCGGTGCGCGGCATCGGCGGCATCGCGGCCGCGCTCAACCTGCTGATGATCGCGGCGACGCCGGTGATCGGCGCCCATTACATCGTCGACGTCGTCGGCGGCATCGCGGTCGCAGCGGCCGCGATCTGGGCCGCGAAATTCTGTCTCGAATGGCTCGGCCGTCCGTCGCGGACTTCGGCCGCGCCTGCTCCATCGCCGGTCTGGCAGACCAGTCTCGCAGAATAA